A window of Maioricimonas rarisocia genomic DNA:
CGGTCCGGAACTGACCACCGACTGGTCCGCCGACCCGCCGGAAGAAATCTGGTCGCATCCCTGCGGCGAGGGATACTCATCGTTCGCTGTGCTGGGAGATTTCGCCATCACGCTCGAGCAGCGCGGTGAGGACGAGGTGGTCGTCTGCTACGACGCCGCGACCGGCGACACACGGTGGACCCACGCTTATCCGGCGTCATTCGACGAAGCGATGGGGGGCCCCGGTCCCCGCGCGACGCCCACGATCGACAACGGTCAGGTCTTCTCGGTCGGTGCTGAGGGAGATCTCGTCTGCCTGGACCTGCTGACCGGCCAGCCGGCGTGGCACGTCAACATCCTGGAAGCGAACAACCTGCCGAATCTCGAATGGGCGATCTCCGGCTCGGCGCTCGTGCTGGGCGAACGCGTGATCGTCAACGCCGGCGGACCGGAAGGGAATGGACTAATCGCCTACGACCGCAACAGCGGCGACGTGATCTGGAAAGCGGCTGGCCTGAAGGAACTGCCGGAAGAAGGAGCGGACAGAAACTGGGCCGGCTACAGTTCGCCGATGCTCGTTTCGCTCGACGGCGTCGAGCAGATTCTTTCCTTTGAAGGACACGGGCTCCGCAGCTACGACCCCAAGACCGGTGACGATCTCTGGTTCTACCCGTTTCACTCCGGCGGTGGTGATCCGGGAGTGAACGTTGCCCAGCCGACCGTTCTTGAGGGTGACCGCGTCTTCATCACGGCCAGCTACGGCCGCGGATGTGCGATGCTGAAAGTGTCCAGAGCCGAGGACGACTGGAAGACCGAGACGCTCTGGGACAACAAGTTCATGCGGTGCAAGTTCACCAGCCCCGTCCTCTACGAGGGGAACCTGTACGGACTGGACGAGGGAATCCTCGTCTGCCTCGATGGCGAAACGGGCAAGCGAAAGTGGAAGCGTGGTCGCTATGGCCACGGCCAGGTGCTGCTGACCAACGGCCAGCTGGTACTGCTCTCGGAAGACGGGGAGATCGTGCTCGTCGAAGCGAGCCCCGACGGCCACAACGAACTCGGCCGGCAGAAGGTTCTTGAAGGATCGAAGACCTGGAATCCCCCTGCCCTGGTGCGGGGACGGCTGTACCTCCGCAACCATCTCGAAGCGGCCTGCTACGACCTGCGGGCCGATGCGTCCACTTCGGTCGAAACCGCTTCCGTCGACTCCACTCCCCGGTCCGAATAGCTCGTTCCCCTCCATGCCCGATATCTATCTGCACCACCACACCGTCCGTGGCGACGAGATCGACGGTCAGGGTCACGTCAACAATGTCTCATACGTGCACTGGATGCAGGATGCCGCCCTGGCCCACTCGGCGGCACAGGGCTGGCCGTCGCGGCGGTATCAGGAGTGCGGGCTGGGCTGGGTGGCCCGCTCCCACTACATCGAGTACCTCGAACCGGCCTTCGAAAGTGACCAGATCCTGATCCGGACCTGGATCAAAACCCTGCAACGGGTTTCGTCTGTCCGCAAGTACGAGATCCTGCGGGTGGCCGACGAACGACCACTCGCCCGGGCCGAAACGAACTGGGCCTTTGTCCGCCTGAGTGACCTGCGACTGCACCGGATTCCCGCAGAAGTCGCTGACGCGTTTACCATCGTGCCGGACGACGCGTCCGGAGCCTGAGGGGGCGATTCCCGGCGTGGCGCGGCTGTGCCCGGGTCAGCTGCACTGCTATTATTTGTGCATGCCGGCAATCGAAGTCTCCAATCTGTCGAAGACCTACCGGGTCTATCGGAAACGCGAAGGTCTGCTCGCCTCGGTCCGGGGACTGTTCCACCGCGAGTACAAGACGGTGGAAGCGGTCCGCGACGTCAGCTTCTCGATCGAGCCGGGTGAGATGGTCGCGTTTCTCGGCCCCAACGGTGCCGGCAAGACAACCACACTCAAGCTGCTTTCGGGGCTGATTCACCCCACCTCCGGCGGGGCCACCGTCCTGGACTATGTGCCATGGCACCGTGAACACGCCTACCGTCGCCGGTTCTCTCTGGTCATGGGCCAGAAGAATCAGCTGTGGTGGGATCTGCCCGCGCAGGAGTCCTTCACGCTGCACCGGGAGATCTACCGGATCGAGCCGACCCAGTTCAATCGTCGCCGCGACGAGCTGGTCGACCTGCTGGAAGTGCGGGACCTGATCAGCCAGCCGGTCCGCGAACTGTCGCTGGGTGAACGGATGCGGATGGAACTGATCGCCGCTCTGCTCCACAGTCCGGACGTCCTGCTGCTGGACGAACCGACGATCGGTCTGGACGTCGTCTCGCAGCGACGCGTCCAGGAGTTCCTGAAGTACTACCAGTCCGAACACGGCATCACGGTCATCCTCACCAGCCACTACATGAAGGATGTCGAGGCGCTTTGCCGCCGGGCCATCATCATCAACGAAGGTGAGATCAAGCACGACGGTCCACTGGCTGAGATCGTGGATCGCTTCAGCCGACACAAGGTGATCCAGCTGCAGTTCTCGGGCAGCAGCATTCCGGATGATCTGGAACGCTTCGGGACGGTCTTCGACGTGCACCCCCCGCGGGTGAAAGTGGAAGTGCCGCGGAATCGGATCTCGCAGGTGCTGACGACCCTGCTGGCCGACTACACGATCGAAGACGTGGGCGTCCTGGATCGTCCGCTCGAAGAGGTGATCGCAGAGATGTTCACCAACGGCGATCAG
This region includes:
- a CDS encoding PQQ-binding-like beta-propeller repeat protein, which gives rise to MSSAPETSPQDAPTDSTESSTPPRKSRLATVATRILLGWLLFVLVGQTFIWGFWDPPMGMSLQLLVTYGMVVVTTALALTWLAFFAPLSRKARAAIVIPCLLLIGAFAGSVRDIEWTGDMRLIWHFKWQKPQQQKLAEYLETTETTRPVAADVEIPEVTPEDMAEYRGPRRDGVVTGPELTTDWSADPPEEIWSHPCGEGYSSFAVLGDFAITLEQRGEDEVVVCYDAATGDTRWTHAYPASFDEAMGGPGPRATPTIDNGQVFSVGAEGDLVCLDLLTGQPAWHVNILEANNLPNLEWAISGSALVLGERVIVNAGGPEGNGLIAYDRNSGDVIWKAAGLKELPEEGADRNWAGYSSPMLVSLDGVEQILSFEGHGLRSYDPKTGDDLWFYPFHSGGGDPGVNVAQPTVLEGDRVFITASYGRGCAMLKVSRAEDDWKTETLWDNKFMRCKFTSPVLYEGNLYGLDEGILVCLDGETGKRKWKRGRYGHGQVLLTNGQLVLLSEDGEIVLVEASPDGHNELGRQKVLEGSKTWNPPALVRGRLYLRNHLEAACYDLRADASTSVETASVDSTPRSE
- a CDS encoding acyl-CoA thioesterase, encoding MPDIYLHHHTVRGDEIDGQGHVNNVSYVHWMQDAALAHSAAQGWPSRRYQECGLGWVARSHYIEYLEPAFESDQILIRTWIKTLQRVSSVRKYEILRVADERPLARAETNWAFVRLSDLRLHRIPAEVADAFTIVPDDASGA
- a CDS encoding ABC transporter ATP-binding protein, with the translated sequence MPAIEVSNLSKTYRVYRKREGLLASVRGLFHREYKTVEAVRDVSFSIEPGEMVAFLGPNGAGKTTTLKLLSGLIHPTSGGATVLDYVPWHREHAYRRRFSLVMGQKNQLWWDLPAQESFTLHREIYRIEPTQFNRRRDELVDLLEVRDLISQPVRELSLGERMRMELIAALLHSPDVLLLDEPTIGLDVVSQRRVQEFLKYYQSEHGITVILTSHYMKDVEALCRRAIIINEGEIKHDGPLAEIVDRFSRHKVIQLQFSGSSIPDDLERFGTVFDVHPPRVKVEVPRNRISQVLTTLLADYTIEDVGVLDRPLEEVIAEMFTNGDQADRADVDAADESQPVTAAGND